The following are encoded together in the Equus quagga isolate Etosha38 chromosome 1, UCLA_HA_Equagga_1.0, whole genome shotgun sequence genome:
- the SLC22A13 gene encoding solute carrier family 22 member 13 isoform X2 yields MVLDETHYCSVAWVKSHTFNLSAAEQLTLSMPLDAAGNPESCLMFRPPPDNASLEDILSHRFNETQPCDAGWDYPENRAPSLKNEFNLVCDQKHLTDTSQSVFMAGLLIGAFIFGPLCDWIGRKATILVQLLLFAIFGLAPAFVPSFELYMVLRFAVATAVAGFTFSNVTLLTEWLGPSWRTLSVVLGQCSFSAGQMALAGLAYGIRNWRLFQIVGTAPVLLLFFYFWVLPESARWLLTRGRVEEAKKLIQKVAAVNKRKLSPELLSQLVPEEKGPSGNALDLFRHPKLQKMTLVLFAVWFVDSLGYFGLGLKVGDFGLDIYLTQLIFGAVEIPARCSSIFMMQWLGRKWSQMGTLVLGGIMCIAIIFVPADLPVVVTVLAVVGKFATAAAFTISYVYSAELFPTIIRQTGMGLVGIFSRIGGILTPLVILLGDYQEAVPMIIYGTLPIVAGLLCILLPETRGQPLKDTIEDLEQGPHPRSLKSAPSENDKEAPRGSSCTEVASVSSTQF; encoded by the exons ATGGTCCTGGATGAGACCCACTACTGTTCAGTGGCCTGGGTCAAGAGTCATACTTTCAACCTGAGTGCTGCTGAGCAGCTGACACTGAGCATGCCTCTAGATGCTGCAGGCAATCCCGAGTCCTGCCTCATGTTCCGGCCGCCCCCTGACAATGCCAGCCTGGAGGACATCCTCAGCCACCGCTTCAATGAGACACAGCCTTGCGATGCAGGCTGGGACTATCCTGAGAACAGGGCCCCATCTCTAAAGAACGAG TTCAACCTGGTTTGTGATCAGAAGCATCTGACAGATACCTCGCAGTCAGTCTTCATGGCTGGACTCCTCATTGGGGCTTTCATCTTTGGGCCACTCTGTGACTG GATCGGCCGCAAGGCCACCATCCTGGTGCAGCTGCTCCTCTTCGCTATCTTTGGCCTGGCCCCAGCCTTCGTGCCCAGCTTTGAGCTCTACATGGTCCTTCGCTTTGCTGTGGCTACTGCTGTCGCTGGATTTACCTTTAGCAATGTCACCCTAC TTACAGAGTGGCTGGGGCCCTCATGGAGGACACTCTCCGTGGTCCTGGGCCAGTGCAGCTTCTCTGCGGGGCAGATGGCGCTGGCGGGACTCGCCTATGGTATCCGTAACTGGAGACTCTTTCAGATTGTCGGCACTGCACCTGTCTTGCTGCTCTTCTTCTACTTCTG GGTTCTCCCAGAGTCAGCACGGTGGCTCCTGACCCGTGGGAGGGTAGAGGAGGCTAAAAAACTGATCCAGAAGGTGGCCGCGGTCAACAAGCGGAAACTCTCCCCAGAGCTCCTGAGCCAG CTCGTCCCAGAGGAGAAAGGCCCCTCAGGGAACGCCCTGGATCTGTTCAGACACCCCAAGCTCCAGAAGATGACCTTGGTTCTCTTCGCAGTCTG GTTTGTGGACAGTCTGGGGTACTTCGGCCTGGGCCTCAAAGTAGGGGACTTTGGGCTGGACATCTACCTGACGCAGCTGATCTTTGGAGCAGTTGAGATTCCTGCCCGCTGCTCTAGCATCTTCATGATGCAGTGGTTGGGCCGCAAGTGGAGCCAGATGGGAACTCTGGTTCTGGGTGGCATCATGTGTATTGCCATCATCTTCGTCCCAGCAG ATCTGCCTGTGGTGGTCACTGTGCTAGCCGTGGTGGGGAAATTTGCCACGGCTGCCGCATTTACCATCTCCTACGTGTACTCTGCTGAGCTCTTCCCCACCATCATCCG GCAGACAGGCATGGGGCTGGTCGGCATCTTCTCGAGGATTGGAGGCATCCTCACACCACTCGTGATCCTGCTGGGTGATTACCAGGAGGCCGTCCCAATGATCATCTACGGTACCCTCCCCATTGTGGCAGGCTTACTCTGCATCCTGCTGCCAgagacacggggccagcccctaaaggaCACCATCGAGGACCTGGAGCAAGGGCCCCACCCACG GTCTCTGAAGTCAGCACCCTCAGAAAATGACAAAGAAGCCCCACGAGGATCTTCCTGCACGGAAGTGGCCTCTGTGAGCAGCACACAGTTCTGA
- the SLC22A13 gene encoding solute carrier family 22 member 13 isoform X1, protein MAQFAEVLAEIGHFGRFQIQLVILMCVPNFLNAFYLFAQVFMVLDETHYCSVAWVKSHTFNLSAAEQLTLSMPLDAAGNPESCLMFRPPPDNASLEDILSHRFNETQPCDAGWDYPENRAPSLKNEFNLVCDQKHLTDTSQSVFMAGLLIGAFIFGPLCDWIGRKATILVQLLLFAIFGLAPAFVPSFELYMVLRFAVATAVAGFTFSNVTLLTEWLGPSWRTLSVVLGQCSFSAGQMALAGLAYGIRNWRLFQIVGTAPVLLLFFYFWVLPESARWLLTRGRVEEAKKLIQKVAAVNKRKLSPELLSQLVPEEKGPSGNALDLFRHPKLQKMTLVLFAVWFVDSLGYFGLGLKVGDFGLDIYLTQLIFGAVEIPARCSSIFMMQWLGRKWSQMGTLVLGGIMCIAIIFVPADLPVVVTVLAVVGKFATAAAFTISYVYSAELFPTIIRQTGMGLVGIFSRIGGILTPLVILLGDYQEAVPMIIYGTLPIVAGLLCILLPETRGQPLKDTIEDLEQGPHPRSLKSAPSENDKEAPRGSSCTEVASVSSTQF, encoded by the exons ATGGCTCAATTTGCCGAGGTCCTGGCTGAAATAGGCCACTTCGGTCGCTTCCAGATACAGCTGGTGATACTGATGTGTGTCCCCAACTTCCTGAATGCCTTCTACCTATTTGCCCAGGTCTTCATGGTCCTGGATGAGACCCACTACTGTTCAGTGGCCTGGGTCAAGAGTCATACTTTCAACCTGAGTGCTGCTGAGCAGCTGACACTGAGCATGCCTCTAGATGCTGCAGGCAATCCCGAGTCCTGCCTCATGTTCCGGCCGCCCCCTGACAATGCCAGCCTGGAGGACATCCTCAGCCACCGCTTCAATGAGACACAGCCTTGCGATGCAGGCTGGGACTATCCTGAGAACAGGGCCCCATCTCTAAAGAACGAG TTCAACCTGGTTTGTGATCAGAAGCATCTGACAGATACCTCGCAGTCAGTCTTCATGGCTGGACTCCTCATTGGGGCTTTCATCTTTGGGCCACTCTGTGACTG GATCGGCCGCAAGGCCACCATCCTGGTGCAGCTGCTCCTCTTCGCTATCTTTGGCCTGGCCCCAGCCTTCGTGCCCAGCTTTGAGCTCTACATGGTCCTTCGCTTTGCTGTGGCTACTGCTGTCGCTGGATTTACCTTTAGCAATGTCACCCTAC TTACAGAGTGGCTGGGGCCCTCATGGAGGACACTCTCCGTGGTCCTGGGCCAGTGCAGCTTCTCTGCGGGGCAGATGGCGCTGGCGGGACTCGCCTATGGTATCCGTAACTGGAGACTCTTTCAGATTGTCGGCACTGCACCTGTCTTGCTGCTCTTCTTCTACTTCTG GGTTCTCCCAGAGTCAGCACGGTGGCTCCTGACCCGTGGGAGGGTAGAGGAGGCTAAAAAACTGATCCAGAAGGTGGCCGCGGTCAACAAGCGGAAACTCTCCCCAGAGCTCCTGAGCCAG CTCGTCCCAGAGGAGAAAGGCCCCTCAGGGAACGCCCTGGATCTGTTCAGACACCCCAAGCTCCAGAAGATGACCTTGGTTCTCTTCGCAGTCTG GTTTGTGGACAGTCTGGGGTACTTCGGCCTGGGCCTCAAAGTAGGGGACTTTGGGCTGGACATCTACCTGACGCAGCTGATCTTTGGAGCAGTTGAGATTCCTGCCCGCTGCTCTAGCATCTTCATGATGCAGTGGTTGGGCCGCAAGTGGAGCCAGATGGGAACTCTGGTTCTGGGTGGCATCATGTGTATTGCCATCATCTTCGTCCCAGCAG ATCTGCCTGTGGTGGTCACTGTGCTAGCCGTGGTGGGGAAATTTGCCACGGCTGCCGCATTTACCATCTCCTACGTGTACTCTGCTGAGCTCTTCCCCACCATCATCCG GCAGACAGGCATGGGGCTGGTCGGCATCTTCTCGAGGATTGGAGGCATCCTCACACCACTCGTGATCCTGCTGGGTGATTACCAGGAGGCCGTCCCAATGATCATCTACGGTACCCTCCCCATTGTGGCAGGCTTACTCTGCATCCTGCTGCCAgagacacggggccagcccctaaaggaCACCATCGAGGACCTGGAGCAAGGGCCCCACCCACG GTCTCTGAAGTCAGCACCCTCAGAAAATGACAAAGAAGCCCCACGAGGATCTTCCTGCACGGAAGTGGCCTCTGTGAGCAGCACACAGTTCTGA
- the SLC22A13 gene encoding solute carrier family 22 member 13 isoform X5, whose product MAQFAEVLAEIGHFGRFQIQLVILMCVPNFLNAFYLFAQVFMVLDETHYCSVAWVKSHTFNLSAAEQLTLSMPLDAAGNPESCLMFRPPPDNASLEDILSHRFNETQPCDAGWDYPENRAPSLKNEFNLVCDQKHLTDTSQSVFMAGLLIGAFIFGPLCDWIGRKATILVQLLLFAIFGLAPAFVPSFELYMVLRFAVATAVAGFTFSNVTLLTEWLGPSWRTLSVVLGQCSFSAGQMALAGLAYGIRNWRLFQIVGTAPVLLLFFYFWVLPESARWLLTRGRVEEAKKLIQKVAAVNKRKLSPELLSQLVPEEKGPSGNALDLFRHPKLQKMTLVLFAVWQTGMGLVGIFSRIGGILTPLVILLGDYQEAVPMIIYGTLPIVAGLLCILLPETRGQPLKDTIEDLEQGPHPRSLKSAPSENDKEAPRGSSCTEVASVSSTQF is encoded by the exons ATGGCTCAATTTGCCGAGGTCCTGGCTGAAATAGGCCACTTCGGTCGCTTCCAGATACAGCTGGTGATACTGATGTGTGTCCCCAACTTCCTGAATGCCTTCTACCTATTTGCCCAGGTCTTCATGGTCCTGGATGAGACCCACTACTGTTCAGTGGCCTGGGTCAAGAGTCATACTTTCAACCTGAGTGCTGCTGAGCAGCTGACACTGAGCATGCCTCTAGATGCTGCAGGCAATCCCGAGTCCTGCCTCATGTTCCGGCCGCCCCCTGACAATGCCAGCCTGGAGGACATCCTCAGCCACCGCTTCAATGAGACACAGCCTTGCGATGCAGGCTGGGACTATCCTGAGAACAGGGCCCCATCTCTAAAGAACGAG TTCAACCTGGTTTGTGATCAGAAGCATCTGACAGATACCTCGCAGTCAGTCTTCATGGCTGGACTCCTCATTGGGGCTTTCATCTTTGGGCCACTCTGTGACTG GATCGGCCGCAAGGCCACCATCCTGGTGCAGCTGCTCCTCTTCGCTATCTTTGGCCTGGCCCCAGCCTTCGTGCCCAGCTTTGAGCTCTACATGGTCCTTCGCTTTGCTGTGGCTACTGCTGTCGCTGGATTTACCTTTAGCAATGTCACCCTAC TTACAGAGTGGCTGGGGCCCTCATGGAGGACACTCTCCGTGGTCCTGGGCCAGTGCAGCTTCTCTGCGGGGCAGATGGCGCTGGCGGGACTCGCCTATGGTATCCGTAACTGGAGACTCTTTCAGATTGTCGGCACTGCACCTGTCTTGCTGCTCTTCTTCTACTTCTG GGTTCTCCCAGAGTCAGCACGGTGGCTCCTGACCCGTGGGAGGGTAGAGGAGGCTAAAAAACTGATCCAGAAGGTGGCCGCGGTCAACAAGCGGAAACTCTCCCCAGAGCTCCTGAGCCAG CTCGTCCCAGAGGAGAAAGGCCCCTCAGGGAACGCCCTGGATCTGTTCAGACACCCCAAGCTCCAGAAGATGACCTTGGTTCTCTTCGCAGTCTG GCAGACAGGCATGGGGCTGGTCGGCATCTTCTCGAGGATTGGAGGCATCCTCACACCACTCGTGATCCTGCTGGGTGATTACCAGGAGGCCGTCCCAATGATCATCTACGGTACCCTCCCCATTGTGGCAGGCTTACTCTGCATCCTGCTGCCAgagacacggggccagcccctaaaggaCACCATCGAGGACCTGGAGCAAGGGCCCCACCCACG GTCTCTGAAGTCAGCACCCTCAGAAAATGACAAAGAAGCCCCACGAGGATCTTCCTGCACGGAAGTGGCCTCTGTGAGCAGCACACAGTTCTGA
- the SLC22A13 gene encoding solute carrier family 22 member 13 isoform X3 — protein sequence MAQFAEVLAEIGHFGRFQIQLVILMCVPNFLNAFYLFAQVFMVLDETHYCSVAWVKSHTFNLSAAEQLTLSMPLDAAGNPESCLMFRPPPDNASLEDILSHRFNETQPCDAGWDYPENRAPSLKNEFNLVCDQKHLTDTSQSVFMAGLLIGAFIFGPLCDWIGRKATILVQLLLFAIFGLAPAFVPSFELYMVLRFAVATAVAGFTFSNVTLLTEWLGPSWRTLSVVLGQCSFSAGQMALAGLAYGIRNWRLFQIVGTAPVLLLFFYFWVLPESARWLLTRGRVEEAKKLIQKVAAVNKRKLSPELLSQLVPEEKGPSGNALDLFRHPKLQKMTLVLFAVWFVDSLGYFGLGLKVGDFGLDIYLTQLIFGAVEIPARCSSIFMMQWLGRKWSQMGTLVLGGIMCIAIIFVPADLPVVVTVLAVVGKFATAAAFTISYVYSAELFPTIIRLTLHPAARDTGPAPKGHHRGPGARAPPTVSEVSTLRK from the exons ATGGCTCAATTTGCCGAGGTCCTGGCTGAAATAGGCCACTTCGGTCGCTTCCAGATACAGCTGGTGATACTGATGTGTGTCCCCAACTTCCTGAATGCCTTCTACCTATTTGCCCAGGTCTTCATGGTCCTGGATGAGACCCACTACTGTTCAGTGGCCTGGGTCAAGAGTCATACTTTCAACCTGAGTGCTGCTGAGCAGCTGACACTGAGCATGCCTCTAGATGCTGCAGGCAATCCCGAGTCCTGCCTCATGTTCCGGCCGCCCCCTGACAATGCCAGCCTGGAGGACATCCTCAGCCACCGCTTCAATGAGACACAGCCTTGCGATGCAGGCTGGGACTATCCTGAGAACAGGGCCCCATCTCTAAAGAACGAG TTCAACCTGGTTTGTGATCAGAAGCATCTGACAGATACCTCGCAGTCAGTCTTCATGGCTGGACTCCTCATTGGGGCTTTCATCTTTGGGCCACTCTGTGACTG GATCGGCCGCAAGGCCACCATCCTGGTGCAGCTGCTCCTCTTCGCTATCTTTGGCCTGGCCCCAGCCTTCGTGCCCAGCTTTGAGCTCTACATGGTCCTTCGCTTTGCTGTGGCTACTGCTGTCGCTGGATTTACCTTTAGCAATGTCACCCTAC TTACAGAGTGGCTGGGGCCCTCATGGAGGACACTCTCCGTGGTCCTGGGCCAGTGCAGCTTCTCTGCGGGGCAGATGGCGCTGGCGGGACTCGCCTATGGTATCCGTAACTGGAGACTCTTTCAGATTGTCGGCACTGCACCTGTCTTGCTGCTCTTCTTCTACTTCTG GGTTCTCCCAGAGTCAGCACGGTGGCTCCTGACCCGTGGGAGGGTAGAGGAGGCTAAAAAACTGATCCAGAAGGTGGCCGCGGTCAACAAGCGGAAACTCTCCCCAGAGCTCCTGAGCCAG CTCGTCCCAGAGGAGAAAGGCCCCTCAGGGAACGCCCTGGATCTGTTCAGACACCCCAAGCTCCAGAAGATGACCTTGGTTCTCTTCGCAGTCTG GTTTGTGGACAGTCTGGGGTACTTCGGCCTGGGCCTCAAAGTAGGGGACTTTGGGCTGGACATCTACCTGACGCAGCTGATCTTTGGAGCAGTTGAGATTCCTGCCCGCTGCTCTAGCATCTTCATGATGCAGTGGTTGGGCCGCAAGTGGAGCCAGATGGGAACTCTGGTTCTGGGTGGCATCATGTGTATTGCCATCATCTTCGTCCCAGCAG ATCTGCCTGTGGTGGTCACTGTGCTAGCCGTGGTGGGGAAATTTGCCACGGCTGCCGCATTTACCATCTCCTACGTGTACTCTGCTGAGCTCTTCCCCACCATCATCCG GCTTACTCTGCATCCTGCTGCCAgagacacggggccagcccctaaaggaCACCATCGAGGACCTGGAGCAAGGGCCCCACCCACG GTCTCTGAAGTCAGCACCCTCAGAAAATGA
- the SLC22A13 gene encoding solute carrier family 22 member 13 isoform X4 — translation MAQFAEVLAEIGHFGRFQIQLVILMCVPNFLNAFYLFAQVFMVLDETHYCSVAWVKSHTFNLSAAEQLTLSMPLDAAGNPESCLMFRPPPDNASLEDILSHRFNETQPCDAGWDYPENRAPSLKNEFNLVCDQKHLTDTSQSVFMAGLLIGAFIFGPLCDWIGRKATILVQLLLFAIFGLAPAFVPSFELYMVLRFAVATAVAGFTFSNVTLLTEWLGPSWRTLSVVLGQCSFSAGQMALAGLAYGIRNWRLFQIVGTAPVLLLFFYFWVLPESARWLLTRGRVEEAKKLIQKVAAVNKRKLSPELLSQLVPEEKGPSGNALDLFRHPKLQKMTLVLFAVWFVDSLGYFGLGLKVGDFGLDIYLTQLIFGAVEIPARCSSIFMMQWLGRKWSQMGTLVLGGIMCIAIIFVPADLPVVVTVLAVVGKFATAAAFTISYVYSAELFPTIIRQAWGWSASSRGLEASSHHS, via the exons ATGGCTCAATTTGCCGAGGTCCTGGCTGAAATAGGCCACTTCGGTCGCTTCCAGATACAGCTGGTGATACTGATGTGTGTCCCCAACTTCCTGAATGCCTTCTACCTATTTGCCCAGGTCTTCATGGTCCTGGATGAGACCCACTACTGTTCAGTGGCCTGGGTCAAGAGTCATACTTTCAACCTGAGTGCTGCTGAGCAGCTGACACTGAGCATGCCTCTAGATGCTGCAGGCAATCCCGAGTCCTGCCTCATGTTCCGGCCGCCCCCTGACAATGCCAGCCTGGAGGACATCCTCAGCCACCGCTTCAATGAGACACAGCCTTGCGATGCAGGCTGGGACTATCCTGAGAACAGGGCCCCATCTCTAAAGAACGAG TTCAACCTGGTTTGTGATCAGAAGCATCTGACAGATACCTCGCAGTCAGTCTTCATGGCTGGACTCCTCATTGGGGCTTTCATCTTTGGGCCACTCTGTGACTG GATCGGCCGCAAGGCCACCATCCTGGTGCAGCTGCTCCTCTTCGCTATCTTTGGCCTGGCCCCAGCCTTCGTGCCCAGCTTTGAGCTCTACATGGTCCTTCGCTTTGCTGTGGCTACTGCTGTCGCTGGATTTACCTTTAGCAATGTCACCCTAC TTACAGAGTGGCTGGGGCCCTCATGGAGGACACTCTCCGTGGTCCTGGGCCAGTGCAGCTTCTCTGCGGGGCAGATGGCGCTGGCGGGACTCGCCTATGGTATCCGTAACTGGAGACTCTTTCAGATTGTCGGCACTGCACCTGTCTTGCTGCTCTTCTTCTACTTCTG GGTTCTCCCAGAGTCAGCACGGTGGCTCCTGACCCGTGGGAGGGTAGAGGAGGCTAAAAAACTGATCCAGAAGGTGGCCGCGGTCAACAAGCGGAAACTCTCCCCAGAGCTCCTGAGCCAG CTCGTCCCAGAGGAGAAAGGCCCCTCAGGGAACGCCCTGGATCTGTTCAGACACCCCAAGCTCCAGAAGATGACCTTGGTTCTCTTCGCAGTCTG GTTTGTGGACAGTCTGGGGTACTTCGGCCTGGGCCTCAAAGTAGGGGACTTTGGGCTGGACATCTACCTGACGCAGCTGATCTTTGGAGCAGTTGAGATTCCTGCCCGCTGCTCTAGCATCTTCATGATGCAGTGGTTGGGCCGCAAGTGGAGCCAGATGGGAACTCTGGTTCTGGGTGGCATCATGTGTATTGCCATCATCTTCGTCCCAGCAG ATCTGCCTGTGGTGGTCACTGTGCTAGCCGTGGTGGGGAAATTTGCCACGGCTGCCGCATTTACCATCTCCTACGTGTACTCTGCTGAGCTCTTCCCCACCATCATCCG ACAGGCATGGGGCTGGTCGGCATCTTCTCGAGGATTGGAGGCATCCTCACACCACTCGTGA